The Panicum hallii strain FIL2 chromosome 5, PHallii_v3.1, whole genome shotgun sequence genome contains the following window.
GTGGGGACgcgagcgcggcggcgtcgTGGGGTCAGTGAGGACTTGTGCTTTCGCTGCGATGCTGCCGGGTCAGCTGGTGGTCGCCGAGATTTCGCTCGGACTTTCTTTATCCGCGGCGGGGTGTTCGTGACACTGTGGCCGCGTGGGATATTTTGGGGTAGCGACCAGAGTGGCCGGCTACTCGGATCCGGCTGCCTCGGCCGTAGTAACCCCCGGCCGGATCTCGCCGGTTGCTCAGAACATGTTCGATGCCTGAGCGTTTAAGGCCATGTGCAGTGCGGTGGAACCGGTTTAGCAGAGTTTTTCTGTGTCGATCGAACCTCACTAAGTTCGGAGTCTCGGAGATGGATTTCGCGCATACGACTTTCCAAGTGTTTTGCGCTTCTTTCTAAACTTAGCGCATCTATTAAGCTGTGTAAAACTAGAAATCAACTCATTATAAGCGTAAAAGAAATTAGTCTAGCAAGATCATTAGTAATTTTGATGTTTGGGTGATAGCATAGGTCGGTTAGATTAACACTGGTTACTACGAAGTAGAAAGGCATTAGTCTAATATATGCATGGTAATAGATTTAAAACATCAAACCACCTAAAAGCATGATCAAGCGTATGGACTATCTAGCAACTGAATACATCGTAGAAAAGAGCTGCGAACAAAGATTCacgaagaaaggaaaagaaaacacATAAAGAGGAGCACCGATAGATTTGTACCTTTGGCTTCACCATTATCAGCAAAATACATCCAAAGAAATAAGAATCGATCTTGATAGGCTTTCATATTTTGACGTTACAAACTATCTCTATAATATGTTCTTGTACCATATTTTGTTTTGCTTAGACGTTCGTAGAGTGACGCATTGATGTATTTAATAGAGTTACAATCTCAAAAGTGCTAATGAAATTTGGTGTATGCTCAACGAGCCCCACAATAGCACAAATGATGAGCAAAACATCCTGGTTTAAGCTTCACCTTGCTGATTGGGTGCTTTTCTAGTTAGGTACTTTGTAAATTAGGTGTTTTgctttctttctctttctcaTCTCGGTGCTTTGTTTGGTTCTTGGCTTCGCCGTCTTGTTTTCTTCTCGATTTTACTTCGATTGGATTATAAGAGGTTCCATATTATTGCCTGTCGTCCCTGGGGACCCGGAGCTACGGGGACAATGCTGCTCGGTCCCGACGCCAGCCAGCTGCCGCACTCAATCGCCAGCCCACCTTTCCCGGATCTCGTCAGCGCGACGCTATCCCACGCGCTAGTGTCGAGCAGGGACCCCATATTGTCAGGGTGCTGCAGGAATTCACCGACATCGCCGCCGAAGATGCAGTCCGGCGCTCTCCCGGTGCCTCGTCGACAACCGGACCGCCGAAGATGCCATCTGGCGCTCTCCTGACGTCGGAGATGCATTTGATTCTTGGAGTGGTGCATCCAGATGAAACAGATTGAGGGAGGGATGTTAGAGATGACAAATGGGACCCAACTGCCATAGGGAAGAAAGATAGCTTATAGAGTTGGTTAGCATGTGTAAAGGGCATTTTGCATAGTATATCCATGCTATCGTGGCCTGCCACATCAGCGAATTTGCAAAATTTATTCTCTTTTCCGTGACAAATATGTTAGAACATCTGTAAAGTTAGTATTTAAATATTGATCATTTGTAAAGatggaaaaaaaataaatatccctGCTTCATCGCCACCCAAACCTGACCTCTTCGTCCCCGAGAGGCCCGAAACAAGATTAGATAACCGAAAGGCCAGCTGCCCAGCCAAACCCCCGGTAACCGCCATCGCCAAATCGCCACCGTCATGATGTCTCCGACGGCCACCGCAACGGCCATCTTCCTATCCGCGGCGCCCTCCTCCTTCTCCACCCGTCGGCGGCGCAGCCGGCTCGCCGCCATCTCCGCATCCCTctcgccgtcctcctcctccggtaAACCCaattccccttcctctccctctccaccATTTCCGTCCTAATCTGACCTACCCGCCGCTTGTCCCTCCCAGAGGAGCCGTTGCTggtgcgcgcggcgcggggcgaggATGGCCTACCACGCCCGCCGGCGTGGATGATGCGGCAGGCGGGGCGGTACATGGCGGAGTACCAGGCGCTGGCCAAGCGCCACCCCTCGTTCCGGGAGCGGTCCGAGAACACGGACCTCATCGTCGAGATCACTCTGCAGCCCTGGCGCGCCTTCGCGCCCGACGGCGTCATCCTGTTCTCGGACATACTCACGCCGCTGCCGGCAATCGGGGTGCCGTTCGATATCTCAGATTCCAAGGGCCCGGTGATCCAATCGCCCGTGCGGTCCGAGGAACAGGTCAGGCAGCTCGTGCCCATCGACCTCGATAAGCTCCATTTCGTCGGGGAGTCGCTCAGGATTCTGCGAAATGAGGTAATgcccatatacattttggtgctagtGCTACGGAAAGCTTGGTTCTATTGAATTTCGTTGTTGTAGTGGTTCAGGATTGAATAGTACAAGATTATTAGCTAAGTGTTATACAAGGTACCATTAAAAGTCAACGCTCATGCTGGAATTTGACCTATAAAATGAAATGAGTATTGTAAGGTTCACTGCTGCATGCTATGAAAATGACACTAAGCAATAAATTATAGAAATTGTTGGTAATTACTAATTTGCTAGCGTCATGCAGGAATAGTTGGTTATTACCGCTAATGTGATGCGGTTGTACTTTTCAGTCATACATTTATCATTTATGAAAGTTGGTCTGCATTGTGCTGCAAATATAGTTCATCTTCTTGCGTTTCTTTTTGAAAACTAATGTTGGCAGAAGGTTCATTGTTAACCATTTAACTTCCAAGTATTAATGTAGCATCTGCAAAGCGATACACTATTGGTTAATTTGGTATACTTTGGTGGCTTCAAGACTATTTTTGCCTGCTATGAATGCCTCCAACTGAAAATAAATGTCAGGAAAACAGATTTTGATGCATGGTATGAATGAGAAAGACTTGACATTTTTGACGTATCTCATGACACAGGTTTTTGAATATTTGCAACTTAGTAAATATTTTATGCTGTTGCTTTATTTCTTTCCAGATGTTGATTATGTGTAGGTGTTACAAGATGCATATTTGTTATTATCTGAATTAAATGTTTTGTGACTGTGATTGTCCGAAATCTCTGGTGGTATCGAATTGATTAGGCATTTCAATCTAAAATTCCTAGTAATTAATGAACTACAAGCCTGGTCAAACATCAGTACAATGCTATTCATGTTAGTATATTTCAACCCAGAGCTATATTGTTGTTGCTCTCATTGTTGAATATTCTGCTGGGTAAACTATCCCTGCAAATCCGCAATACATTCGCATGAACATCAACAGTTTATTTATGAGTGCGCTTATATCAACATGAATTGCACTGGGTATAGTTCAGCAATGCATTCTGCACTACACTTTCTTATGATGCTTATACACCTGTTTGCTTCTTTATCCTCTAGATTGATGGAAAAGCTGCTTTGCTAGGATTTGTGGGGGCTCCATGGACAATTGCAACTTACGTTGTCGAAGGGGGGATGACCAACACATACACAAATATAAAGAGCATGTGCCATACTGCTCCAAATGTCTTGAGGGGCCTTCTCTCACACCTTGCACAAGCAATATCTGATTATATCATTTACCAAGTAAACTCTGGTGCTCAGTGTATACAGATATTTGATTCATGGGGTGGACAACTTCCACCTCATGTGTGGGAGCAATGGTCAAAACCATATATCAAACAGGTAACTGTTCCTTACTTTTCATGCTCTCATGTGTTCCCACCTTCACATATGGCATGTTCGGTGGCATTACTATGTATCTGCACTGTATAATAGATCAGTAATGTCTATCAGCACTAAATGTTCTAAAGTTGATTATCTTCTGAGAGTTAATCTCTTTATATGAAGAAAGTGAATATGGAAAGAGCTAATCTTTTACACATAATCATACTGATGTTTACATCAGCAACATGTTCTCAGTAATTTGGATTTATATATTATATGATGTAACCATGCATTTAGACACTATATGTTGCTTTAGTTTGGTTTACATATCTGCTAATCTGCAAGACTGCAACTAGCACAATACATGTAATTGACTGACTTGGTCATAAATATGCTGGATCCCAATTTTCATCTTGTGCTTGTAAATTGGCATAAGTTCTAGCTTGTTTGAGACTATTATTTACAATAAAATATTTCATGAAAAGTTCTAATTTGGTCTATTCTGTTCATTGACCTTTTCCATTTCTTTGACAGATTGTGAGTAGGATTAAGAAAGAGTGCCCTCATGTACCCCTTGTGTTGTATATAAATGGAAATGGAGGTTTACTTGAGCGCATGAAGGATACGGGAGTTGATGTTATTGGGCTTGACTGGACAGTGGACATGGCTGATGGAAGGAGGCGCCTTGGTAATGGAATTGGTGTACAAGGGAATGTGGATCCAGCATTTCTATTTTCACCGTTACCAGTATTGACTGATGAGATTCATAGGTCAGTAAAGGTTTCATGCTTTCCATTTATGTGTTTTTGCTGTGTGCAATTAATTAACGAGATCTCCAAAACTGCTCTCTCAGAAGTATATGTCTTCCTGTCATGTCTGTTACACCATCATAGTGTTGATCTTCTTGCTACAGCTTTAACTTGTTTAATTTTTCGCAAGTGTTTGGTTGTATATAAATGGATATCTGTCAGTTGTACACAAATGGGTATCCATCTTACTCCTTAGATGTATTGAATTCTTGATTGAAGAATAGGAAATAGTTGATCACCTCACACTATCTTGGAGTGTTGCATTTTTTCTGCATGTCGTCAATGATCGCACGGAACATGTAAAAGTGAAGCAATTTTAAGCCCTTCATGTTTGTTTTATGTTGCATGGGGGTCATATCGTTTGATGCATTAGCTTCTTTTTTTTGAAGTAATTTTGATGCATTAGCTTCTAAGTGGGCTGCACTGTCCAGTCATTATATTCGAAATACCTTTCCAGGCAGTCACTATGATGAACTGATAATAATTGTTTTCTGACTATCTGCTCTGCAGGGTTGTGAAATCAGCTGGTCCAAAAAGCCATATTCTTAATTTGGGCCACGGTGTGCTACAAAAGACACCTGAAGAAGCTGTAGCACATTTCTTTGATGTCACTAGGAGCTTGAGATATGACACCCTTTTCCAAGGTTCAGTTGCTGGAGAATTACAGGCTGTTGCATGACAACGGCAGTGCCATTCTCATTTTATCAATTGTCTATTTGATCTATTGTGTATTATCCTAGATTCCTAGTGTTGTCTAGTTCAGTACCTTCTGCCTTGTAATTGTAAGAGCCACGCGTTTTGGGAGAACCTGGATATTGTCGTTTGACAGCAAATCGACGCCATTTTTTATTCATTGCCTGCCAGTTTCAGTTATTCATCTGACCAATAAATAATGGTGCAACCGGGTTGTGGGAGGAAAGCAGGGGAGGATGCAGGGAGTTGTCCGTTCTTCCAGAGCCTCTAACGACTTTCTCGGTCGCCAGCCAGAGTGAGAACTGCTCAGCTTGCTCTCTTTCCCAAGGAATATGCACAGGAAATCAAGTAATAAAATAAATTTTCTCCCATCTGCTTCTGTCTTTAGAGACAGAAGccaagttgttgttgttgttggaaGCTGAAGTCAATAGACCAATGGAACTAATCAATCACTTGCTTTCCCAAACTGCAGTAACTGGACTGCAGGATTTTATCAGCTGAAGTCAATAGACCAATGGAACTAATCAATCACTTGCTTTCCCAAACTGCAGTAACTGGACTGCAGGATTTTATCAGCACTGGACTTGAATCGCGTCGATGACTCTAATCAATCACTTGCTTTCCCAAACTGCAGTAACTGGACTGCAGGATTTTATCAGCTGAAGTCAATAGACCAATGGAACTAATCAATCACTTGCTTTCCCAAACTGCAGTAACTGGACTGCAGGATTTTATCAGCACTGGACTTGAATCGCGTCGATGACTCTAATCAATCACTTGCTTTCCCAAACTGCAGTAACTGGACTGCAGGATTTTATCAGCTGAAGTCAATAGACCAATGGAACTAATCAATCACTTGCTTTCCCAAACTGCAGTAACTGGACTGCAGGATTTTATCAGCACTGGACTTGAATCGCGTCGATGACTCTAATCTTTAGAGACAGAAGCAGATGGGAGAAAATTTATTTTATTACTTGATTTCCTGTGCATATTCCTTGGGAAAGAGAGCAAGCTGAGCAGTTCTCACTCTGGCTGGCGACCGAGAAAGTCGTTAGAGGCTCTGGAAGAACGGACAACTCCCTGCATCCTCCCCTGCTTTCCTCCCACAACCAGGTTGCACCATTCTATCTTATTTTATCAATTATTACTACCTCATTTTATCAATTATTAGTGGCCTGTTTGATTCTATGGGTCAAAAGTTTAGACCACCACTTTTAACCTCGTTTTAGATCTTGGAGATCCAAACATTTGGACTAAAAGTGAAGGTCTAAATCTTTAGATCCCATTAAACCATTAGCCCTTCAAGGTAGGCTAAAAGTAAAAAGTTTAGAACTGGTTTAGGGTGTGCAAAAGACATCCTCTGCCCTCCCACGGTCCCACCCAACCCCCTCTCTACCTACCTGCATTAATTAGGGGCAAAGCGGTTTTTCATAGGATGTTTGGTTCTGCAGGATTAAACTTTAGCTCTGTCACATTAAAGAGAATCATTTTATTTAGGAGCATTAAATAAAATATACTTACAAAACTAATGGCAAAATCcctaggctaattcgcgagacgaatctaataaggtatattaatccataattaacaGATacttactgtagcatcactgtatcaaatcatagattaattaggctcattaaattcatctcgcgaattagcacccatacgtgaaaaagttttataaacatatttcatttaatacttctaaatggtAAAAAAAAATTGATGTGACAGAGGTAAATTTTAGCTCTCCGGAACCAAATGGGACCTTTTAACACCCTGGGCTAAGCCTaaggctaaagtttagccatGGTATCCAAACACGCTCTCAATCAGTGTAATTCATGCCATATCTGCAATTTTCTTGTTAATGGGCATCATGTTTTTTCAAAGTAAATTGGCATCTTATTTTAGGTAAGTAACCCAAGGATCCTGATCTGGACCTGGTACCAATATTTTAACCTGTCATGCTTTAACTAGATCAGTACTATGGCCGTTGTTTATTGCCATGTCAGATGGGCCATGTGTTCACATGCTGTCTAGGTTTAGCATATCACAGATCTCTGGTCGATTTCCTGGGCTTAAAAATGGCCTGATAAATACTCTGTCGGAAAATGGAATTACCTTTTTAAAAATGGCACAAGCATTACTCGTGATGTTCTTTATCCAAGCAACTTATTTGGCTATTTCGGTGATAAGACTGAGGTATTTCCTTTATGGATGGCTTGATAATTCATATATTCTATCAGATTATAGACCTATGCCTTTTGTCACAACCCAGTCTCCTTTATATGTGCAAGAACTATTGCAAATTACATGCGCGCTGTATAATCCAGTTCTCATATCTGATGACTGACCGAACATTTTCAAGACAAGAATTTCTGGGCGTCGCGTAGCCCCCATCAGATGAGGATACCATCAGCACTGCAGGATGCAACAGACCGGCAGTTCGGTGTTCTTTTTATCTCTCGTAGCAGCTGAAAGTTGAGATCCAACATCTGCCTGCCCATGCCACTGTGGAGGGAGAAAAGATCAGAGCGTCGGCAGCTATGATGTGTGTGGGTCAACCTCCGTGGTGTCTAAATCAATCAAAATATGATTGCCTTTCCAGGGGCAGCAGAATGGGACCCGATGATGTTGATTATGGTGGCCGGTGGGGTGGGGCTTCGTCTCCAGCCAGCTACTGGGATATTGGAGGGCGCGGTTAGTTGCCGTCGCAACTATCTTATTTAGCAAAAATAGAAGTCCTGGTCGAAATGATGGGGGGAAACACCGAATTACCTCTGTCCTGATTTGCCACTGGCTCGGAGTCGTTGCATGTGGCTGAAAACGGTGGCCTCCGCAGCTCCAGGCTTCACGAATCATGACGAGAAAGGggatcctgctgcatatctttGTAATAGCTACCATTTGCATCGCGATGATTGATTGGATTGTTTGCTTGCTTGCGTGGTCGTAAAGCGACCTGATTGGGATCCTCCACCACCTTCGTTGACACCATCCAACGCGAGCAGATCTGACGATGCATCGCGACggtctttctttttttttaactaGCAAAGATTATGCCACATGCACGTGTTTAAAATCAACTTGTTTAAAAAAAATTGGATTACATCAAACTACTACTAAAAAATCTTATTTGTTGTGTGATAACTAATTATATTTGCTATCTAAAAGTCTAAAAGGGAAGCAACATTTCGTATCTATATAAGACAACCTTTGATTAAATACGAAAGCATATAGGAATGAAAGCATACTGTTTTCACATGAATATTTATGAAATTAACTAGTCAATAAATTGGTGAGGGACTTGGTGAGCCAGCACTAATAGGAATGAATGCCTAGCCGGGTTTGTTATCAATAGGAGTTTACATGAGTTTATTTGAAGCAGCTTCTCTCTCAATCTTTTTCGATGGTAACTTTCCCACATATTTGCATTCAACTTTGCTTTTTTATCAGCTGGCAGGCTTGCGTACTTCTCCCTTGCCCTTTGCCGCTTAGCTTCGCTTTAATCAGTGGAATCACCTGCAATTGTAAAAGAACCATGAATAGATTATTAATCACAACCATACAATACGAAACTTATAATAACAATTTACTAAAAGAAGATATGAGAAGAAAATACCATCGACAACATCATGGATAACAGGCTCCTCATGTAACACAACGTGTTTGTGATATCTCCAAATGATCGATGACCAACCATTGCTAcaaaatattcaaaatatacCATTTGCATAGAGCCATAATAAAAAAACTACATGGATCTTGGATCTCTATAAACACAAAAACCTAAAATACACCTAAAATACATGGTTTTCTATAAGCAGCATATTAAAATATATCAAAACTTAAATGAGAACAATATCTTACCTCTAGCAGTTTCAGCAGAGAGCTCGATCGTTATCAACATGAAATACAGGGTAGACTGATTGGCATCCTGGTGCAACGGTGGCGAGTAGCACGCTAGGAGTGCCGATCATGAGGATTGTGACCAAGTAAACATTCGAATGCATGAATGCGgacaaaaaaaaatcaataaAATGTTTGAATGGATAACAGAATCTTACCTCTACAAACTTCTATGTACCATTGCATCCAGCGCCAGCACAGCTTAATTCGCACCTCTAGGGTCGGCTTCTAGCGGGACAAGGGCACTAATGACCTCCAGGGACAACAGACGCCAGTGACCTCCAGGACAACGGGCGCCGGTGCTGACGACCACCCAATGTGCGACGTTAGGAGGGACAGGAAGAACGGGGAACGCCGGACGGCTAGGAAAACGCGGACGATGTGTTACGCCGGTGACCTAAGATATGATTTCAACATCACGATGAACAACACCTCTTGCCTAACCAACAGCATAAAACTGCTATCACAATAAACATTGCAACATAGGTAGGAGGCAAACCTTGACATTGGATGCGACGTCCTGTTGGATGGCTTCC
Protein-coding sequences here:
- the LOC112893638 gene encoding uroporphyrinogen decarboxylase 1, chloroplastic encodes the protein MMSPTATATAIFLSAAPSSFSTRRRRSRLAAISASLSPSSSSEEPLLVRAARGEDGLPRPPAWMMRQAGRYMAEYQALAKRHPSFRERSENTDLIVEITLQPWRAFAPDGVILFSDILTPLPAIGVPFDISDSKGPVIQSPVRSEEQVRQLVPIDLDKLHFVGESLRILRNEIDGKAALLGFVGAPWTIATYVVEGGMTNTYTNIKSMCHTAPNVLRGLLSHLAQAISDYIIYQVNSGAQCIQIFDSWGGQLPPHVWEQWSKPYIKQIVSRIKKECPHVPLVLYINGNGGLLERMKDTGVDVIGLDWTVDMADGRRRLGNGIGVQGNVDPAFLFSPLPVLTDEIHRVVKSAGPKSHILNLGHGVLQKTPEEAVAHFFDVTRSLRYDTLFQGSVAGELQAVA